A window from Variovorax sp. PBL-E5 encodes these proteins:
- a CDS encoding DUF2252 domain-containing protein, with translation MNVVRRMQAFNAGRDPERLQIKYRLMRASAFAFLRGTDHLFYERLPRGGLFRTAPRVWACGDLHLENFGSYKGDNRLVYFDINDFDEAILAPASWDLVRLLASLRVGADSLSISPREASALCKDFLQAYVSSLAEGKAYWVERDTAHGLVRELLDGLRHRPRARLLAARTTVRRGRRVLRVDGKKALPATAAQRAAIGECMAAFAARQSDPAFYEVIDVARRIAGTGSLGVDRFAVLVQGKGSPDGHYLLDLKQTLPSSLAPYLTVPQPAWESQAHRVVALQRRVQAVSMAFLQPVLFGGGSYVLRGLQPSEDRMTLDRSQRSMTELAQALQVMGRVVAWGQLRSAGRDGSATADELVAFAQRRKWQAELLELSQDCANQVRKDWATFSSAFDDRAFDG, from the coding sequence ATGAACGTCGTGCGCCGCATGCAGGCCTTCAACGCCGGCCGGGATCCCGAGCGCCTGCAGATCAAGTACCGGCTGATGCGCGCCAGCGCCTTTGCGTTCCTGCGCGGGACCGACCATCTGTTCTACGAGCGCCTGCCGCGCGGCGGCCTGTTCAGGACGGCGCCGCGGGTCTGGGCCTGCGGCGATCTGCACCTGGAGAACTTCGGCAGCTACAAGGGCGACAACCGCCTCGTCTATTTCGACATCAACGACTTCGACGAAGCGATACTGGCGCCGGCCAGCTGGGACCTCGTGCGCCTGCTGGCCAGCCTGCGCGTCGGCGCCGACAGCCTGTCGATCAGCCCGCGCGAAGCGAGCGCGCTGTGCAAGGATTTCCTGCAGGCCTATGTCTCTTCCCTGGCCGAGGGAAAGGCGTACTGGGTCGAACGCGACACGGCGCATGGCCTGGTCCGGGAACTGCTCGACGGCCTGCGCCATCGGCCGCGCGCCCGGCTTCTCGCTGCGCGCACCACGGTCCGGCGCGGCCGGCGCGTGCTGCGCGTCGACGGCAAGAAGGCGCTTCCCGCGACGGCGGCGCAGCGCGCGGCGATCGGCGAATGCATGGCCGCGTTCGCCGCCAGGCAGTCCGACCCTGCCTTCTACGAAGTGATCGACGTCGCGCGCCGCATCGCGGGCACCGGCAGCCTCGGCGTGGACCGCTTCGCGGTTCTGGTCCAGGGCAAGGGATCGCCGGACGGCCACTACCTGCTCGACCTCAAGCAAACGCTGCCTTCCTCGCTGGCGCCGTACCTGACGGTGCCGCAGCCGGCGTGGGAATCGCAGGCGCACCGCGTGGTCGCATTGCAGCGGCGCGTTCAGGCCGTCTCGATGGCCTTCCTGCAGCCCGTGCTCTTCGGCGGGGGTTCCTACGTGCTGCGCGGCCTGCAGCCGTCCGAGGACCGCATGACGCTGGACCGCTCGCAGCGCTCGATGACCGAACTGGCGCAGGCGCTGCAGGTGATGGGCCGCGTGGTCGCATGGGGCCAGCTGCGCAGCGCCGGCCGCGACGGCTCGGCCACGGCCGATGAACTGGTCGCCTTCGC
- a CDS encoding SulP family inorganic anion transporter: MASPPTGLAPRLALNPPGASPWQDLAAGLCVAGLLIPEAVAYAGLAHLPAVHALTAAMIGLALYAALGRSRFAIVAPTSSTAVLSAAAAMSIAAPGASADPAAYAGAFTALVLMAGVVLVLLAWARQGQLSAFVSRPVLRGFAFALAITIVIKQLPDAFGFALPQKAGADPFHALLFAVTHVREWHVPTVAVALLAGALIAGLKRWPRVPASMLVIALAIAAAYGLDLKALGVAEVGVIEAPGFHFDVPRLPWAEWVTAGELAVGLVVLIFAESWGSMRTMALAHGDTLDANRELMVLGACNIGAALFQGMPVGAGFSATSANAAAGASSRWAGVAALVAVGLAVAFALPAVHLLPRPVLAVAVISALWHALSARPLLTTWRMNRDRLLIVGAVAAVLFFGVLYGMLIAIALSLLAALRRFSQPVVHELGELGATRNFVALDGHSGAAAVPGLLVLRPEEPLFFACAERVVSTILRKLEDRDDLRVVVLSLEESSDLDSTAAECLLELNQHLRGSGRSLVLARVKEPVRDLLHFLDPDGLGRTDGMFWSVDDAVQAARAAQQPKGQA; encoded by the coding sequence ATGGCATCACCCCCAACAGGGCTGGCACCGAGGCTGGCGCTGAACCCGCCCGGCGCATCGCCCTGGCAGGACCTCGCCGCCGGCCTGTGCGTCGCGGGCTTGCTGATCCCCGAGGCCGTCGCATACGCAGGCCTCGCCCATCTTCCGGCCGTCCACGCGCTGACCGCGGCGATGATCGGTCTCGCGCTGTACGCCGCGCTCGGGCGCAGCCGCTTCGCCATCGTGGCGCCGACCTCGTCGACGGCGGTGCTGTCGGCCGCGGCGGCGATGTCGATCGCCGCGCCGGGCGCGTCGGCGGATCCGGCTGCGTATGCCGGCGCCTTCACGGCCCTGGTGCTGATGGCCGGCGTGGTGCTGGTGCTGCTGGCCTGGGCGCGACAGGGGCAGCTCTCCGCCTTCGTGTCGCGGCCGGTGCTGCGCGGGTTCGCCTTCGCACTCGCGATCACCATCGTGATCAAGCAGTTGCCCGATGCCTTCGGCTTCGCTTTGCCGCAGAAGGCCGGCGCAGACCCTTTCCATGCGCTGCTGTTCGCCGTCACCCACGTGCGCGAATGGCATGTGCCCACGGTCGCGGTCGCGCTGCTTGCGGGCGCCCTGATCGCGGGCCTGAAACGATGGCCCCGGGTGCCGGCATCGATGCTGGTGATCGCGCTGGCGATCGCGGCCGCGTACGGGCTCGACCTGAAGGCGCTCGGCGTGGCGGAAGTCGGCGTGATCGAAGCGCCGGGTTTCCATTTCGACGTGCCGCGGCTGCCGTGGGCCGAGTGGGTGACGGCCGGCGAGCTCGCCGTCGGCCTGGTCGTGCTGATCTTCGCCGAGTCGTGGGGCAGCATGCGGACGATGGCACTGGCCCACGGCGACACGCTGGATGCCAACCGTGAGCTGATGGTGCTGGGCGCATGCAACATCGGCGCCGCCTTGTTCCAGGGCATGCCGGTGGGCGCCGGCTTCTCGGCGACCTCGGCCAATGCGGCCGCGGGCGCGAGCAGCCGATGGGCTGGCGTGGCGGCGCTGGTCGCGGTCGGCCTGGCGGTGGCCTTCGCGCTGCCGGCGGTGCATCTGCTGCCGCGCCCGGTGCTGGCGGTCGCGGTGATCAGCGCGCTGTGGCATGCGCTGTCGGCGCGGCCGCTGTTGACGACCTGGCGCATGAATCGCGACCGCCTGTTGATCGTCGGCGCGGTGGCGGCCGTGCTCTTCTTCGGCGTGCTGTACGGCATGTTGATCGCGATCGCGCTGTCGCTGCTGGCCGCGCTGCGGCGCTTCAGCCAGCCGGTGGTGCACGAGCTCGGCGAGCTCGGCGCGACGCGCAATTTCGTCGCGCTCGATGGCCATTCGGGCGCGGCCGCGGTGCCGGGGCTGCTGGTCCTGCGGCCGGAGGAGCCCCTGTTCTTCGCCTGTGCCGAGCGCGTCGTCTCGACCATCCTCCGCAAGCTCGAGGACCGCGACGATCTGCGCGTCGTGGTCCTCAGCCTCGAGGAGAGTTCAGACCTCGACAGCACGGCCGCCGAGTGCCTGCTCGAACTGAACCAGCATCTGCGCGGAAGCGGACGCTCGCTCGTGCTGGCCCGCGTCAAGGAGCCGGTGCGCGATCTGCTGCATTTCCTGGACCCCGACGGCCTCGGCCGCACGGATGGCATGTTCTGGAGCGTCGACGATGCCGTGCAGGCCGCGCGCGCCGCGCAGCAACCGAAAGGACAGGCATGA
- a CDS encoding M20 family metallopeptidase — translation MTDYQKLDAWIDAHFDEEVQFLQQLVRVPTDTPPGNNAPHAERTAELLKDFGFEAEKHAVPEQEVKDYGLESITNLIVRRKYGEGLTIALNAHGDVVPPGEGWAHDPYGGEIDGGSLYGRAAAVSKSDFASFTFALRALEAVARPAKGSIELHFTYDEEFGGLLGPGWLLKKGLTKPDLMIAAGFSYEVVTAHNGCLQMEVTVHGKMAHAAVPSTGVDALQGAVHILNALYAQNVLYRQVTSKVEGITHPYLNVGRIDGGTNTNVIPGKVVFKLDRRMIPEENPAQVEATIRKVIADAAAERSGITVEIRRMLLANSMKPLAGNKPLVEAIQKHGEAVFGEPIKAMGTPLYTDVRLYGEAGIPGVIYGAGPRTVLESHAKRNDERVLLEDLRRATKVIARTLGDLLG, via the coding sequence ATGACCGACTACCAAAAACTCGACGCCTGGATCGATGCCCACTTCGACGAGGAGGTGCAGTTCCTCCAGCAACTGGTGCGCGTGCCGACCGACACACCGCCCGGCAACAACGCACCGCATGCCGAGCGCACGGCCGAGCTGCTGAAGGACTTCGGCTTCGAGGCCGAGAAGCACGCCGTGCCCGAGCAGGAAGTGAAGGACTACGGGCTCGAATCGATCACCAACCTGATCGTGCGCCGCAAGTACGGCGAAGGCCTCACCATTGCACTCAATGCGCACGGCGACGTGGTGCCGCCCGGCGAAGGCTGGGCACACGATCCCTATGGGGGCGAGATCGATGGCGGCAGCCTCTACGGCCGCGCCGCAGCGGTCAGCAAGAGCGATTTCGCGAGCTTCACCTTCGCGCTGCGCGCGCTCGAAGCGGTCGCACGGCCCGCCAAGGGCAGCATCGAACTGCACTTCACCTACGACGAGGAATTCGGCGGCCTCCTCGGGCCGGGCTGGCTGCTGAAGAAGGGCCTCACCAAGCCCGACCTGATGATCGCGGCCGGCTTCAGCTACGAGGTCGTCACGGCCCACAACGGCTGCCTGCAGATGGAAGTGACGGTGCACGGCAAGATGGCGCATGCGGCCGTTCCGAGCACCGGGGTCGACGCGCTGCAGGGCGCGGTGCACATCCTCAACGCGCTCTATGCGCAGAACGTGCTCTACCGGCAGGTGACGTCGAAGGTCGAGGGCATCACGCACCCGTACCTCAACGTCGGCCGCATCGACGGCGGCACCAACACCAACGTGATCCCCGGCAAGGTCGTGTTCAAGCTCGACCGCCGCATGATCCCCGAGGAGAACCCGGCGCAGGTCGAGGCCACGATCCGCAAGGTCATCGCCGACGCGGCGGCCGAGCGCAGCGGCATCACGGTCGAGATCCGGCGCATGCTTCTCGCCAATTCGATGAAGCCGCTGGCGGGCAACAAGCCGCTGGTCGAGGCGATCCAGAAGCATGGCGAGGCGGTCTTCGGCGAGCCGATCAAGGCGATGGGCACGCCGCTCTACACCGACGTGCGGCTGTATGGCGAGGCCGGCATCCCGGGTGTGATCTACGGTGCCGGGCCACGCACGGTGCTGGAGTCGCATGCCAAGCGCAACGACGAGCGCGTGCTGCTGGAAGACCTGCGGCGCGCCACCAAGGTGATCGCGCGCACGCTCGGCGACCTGCTCGGCTGA